The proteins below come from a single Serpentinimonas raichei genomic window:
- the ilvN gene encoding acetolactate synthase small subunit: MKHIISVLLENEAGALSRVVGLFSARGYNIESLTVAPTEDASLSRMTIQTTGSDEVIEQITKHLNRLIEVVKVVDLTEGAYTERELMLVKVRAVGKEREEMKRMADIFRGRIIDVTDKSYTIELTGDQAKNDAFLQALERSAILETVRTGPSGIGRGERILRV, from the coding sequence ATGAAACACATCATTTCTGTCCTGCTGGAAAACGAAGCCGGTGCCCTGTCGCGCGTGGTGGGGCTGTTTTCGGCGCGTGGCTACAACATCGAGTCGCTCACCGTGGCCCCGACCGAAGACGCCTCCTTGTCGCGCATGACGATCCAGACCACGGGCTCTGACGAGGTGATCGAGCAGATCACCAAGCACCTCAACCGCCTGATCGAGGTGGTCAAGGTGGTGGACCTGACCGAAGGCGCCTACACCGAGCGCGAGCTGATGCTGGTCAAAGTGCGCGCGGTGGGCAAGGAGCGCGAGGAGATGAAGCGCATGGCCGACATCTTTCGCGGCCGCATCATCGACGTGACCGACAAGAGCTACACCATCGAGCTCACCGGCGACCAAGCCAAGAACGACGCCTTTTTGCAGGCGCTCGAGCGCAGCGCTATCTTGGAAACCGTGCGCACCGGCCCCAGCGGCATCGGGCGCGGCGAGCGCATCTTGCGGGTCTGA
- a CDS encoding acetolactate synthase 3 catalytic subunit, with translation MEIKQSASAPASSPGTPGSPEELMGAEILVRALQAENVRYLWGYPGGAVLYIYDALYKQDTIQHVLVRHEQAAVHAADGYARATGDVGVALVTSGPGVTNAITGIATAYMDSIPMVILTGQVPTAAIGLDAFQECDTVGITRPIVKHNFLVKDVRDLALTLKKAFYLARSGRPGPVVVDIPKDVSFKKTAWSGYPESVSLRSYNPVRKGHGGQIRKALQLLLAAKRPYIYSGGGVLLSNAVPELRALCELLGFPVTNTLMGLGAYPATERKFLGMLGMHGTLEANNAMQNCDVLLAIGARFDDRVIGNPKHFAQNERKIIHIDIDPSSISKRVKVDVPIVGDVREVLTELLAMLQESPVRPDGRALAAWWETIEGWRSRDCLKYERGNSDVIKPQYVIETLWNMTRDADAYVTSDVGQHQMWAAQFYKFDRPRRWINSGGLGTMGVGLPYAMGIKLARPESEVYCVTGEGSVQMCIQELSTCLQYETPIKIISLNNRYLGMVRQWQEIEYSGRYSHSYMDALPNFVKLAEAYGHVGMLIERPQDVEPALREARALKDRTVFMDFRTDPTENVFPMVKAGMGITEMLLGSEDL, from the coding sequence ATGGAAATCAAACAATCCGCATCCGCCCCGGCATCCAGCCCTGGCACTCCCGGCAGCCCCGAAGAACTGATGGGCGCCGAAATCCTCGTGCGCGCCCTACAGGCCGAAAACGTGCGCTACCTCTGGGGCTACCCCGGCGGCGCCGTGCTCTACATCTACGACGCGCTCTACAAGCAAGACACCATCCAGCACGTGCTGGTGCGCCACGAGCAGGCCGCGGTGCACGCCGCCGACGGCTACGCCCGCGCCACCGGCGACGTGGGGGTGGCGCTGGTCACCTCCGGCCCCGGCGTGACCAACGCCATCACCGGCATCGCCACCGCCTACATGGACAGCATCCCGATGGTGATCCTCACCGGTCAGGTGCCCACGGCGGCGATCGGGCTCGACGCCTTCCAGGAGTGCGACACGGTGGGCATTACGCGCCCGATCGTCAAGCACAACTTTTTGGTCAAAGACGTGCGCGACCTGGCGCTGACGCTCAAAAAAGCCTTTTACCTGGCGCGCAGCGGCCGCCCCGGCCCGGTGGTGGTGGACATCCCGAAAGACGTGTCCTTCAAGAAAACCGCCTGGAGCGGCTACCCGGAGTCGGTCAGCCTGCGCTCCTACAACCCGGTGCGCAAGGGCCACGGCGGGCAAATCCGCAAGGCCCTGCAACTGCTGCTGGCGGCCAAACGGCCCTACATCTACAGCGGCGGCGGGGTGCTGCTGAGCAACGCCGTGCCCGAGCTGCGCGCCCTGTGCGAGCTGCTGGGCTTCCCGGTCACCAACACCCTGATGGGGCTGGGCGCCTACCCGGCGACCGAGCGCAAGTTCCTCGGCATGCTGGGCATGCACGGCACGCTGGAGGCCAACAACGCGATGCAAAACTGCGACGTGTTGCTGGCCATCGGGGCGCGCTTTGACGACCGCGTGATCGGCAACCCCAAGCACTTTGCCCAAAACGAGCGCAAGATCATCCACATCGACATCGACCCGTCGAGCATTTCCAAGCGCGTCAAGGTCGATGTGCCGATTGTGGGCGATGTGCGCGAGGTGCTCACCGAGCTGCTCGCCATGCTGCAAGAAAGCCCGGTGCGGCCCGATGGGCGCGCGCTGGCGGCTTGGTGGGAAACCATCGAAGGTTGGCGCAGCCGCGACTGCCTCAAGTACGAGCGCGGCAATTCGGACGTGATCAAGCCCCAATACGTGATCGAAACGCTCTGGAACATGACCCGCGACGCCGACGCCTACGTCACCTCCGACGTCGGGCAGCACCAGATGTGGGCGGCGCAGTTCTACAAGTTCGACCGGCCACGGCGCTGGATCAACTCCGGCGGCTTGGGCACCATGGGCGTGGGCCTGCCCTACGCCATGGGCATCAAGCTGGCGCGGCCCGAGAGCGAGGTCTATTGCGTCACCGGCGAAGGCTCGGTGCAGATGTGCATCCAGGAGCTGTCCACCTGCCTGCAGTACGAAACCCCGATCAAGATCATTTCGCTCAACAACCGCTACCTCGGCATGGTGCGCCAGTGGCAGGAGATCGAATACTCGGGCCGCTACAGCCACAGCTACATGGACGCGCTGCCCAACTTCGTCAAGCTCGCCGAGGCCTATGGCCACGTCGGCATGCTGATCGAGCGCCCGCAGGATGTGGAGCCGGCGCTGCGCGAGGCGCGTGCGCTCAAGGACCGCACCGTGTTCATGGACTTTCGCACCGACCCGACCGAAAACGTCTTCCCCATGGTCAAAGCCGGCATGGGCATCACCGAAATGCTGCTCGGCAGCGAAGACCTTTAA
- a CDS encoding RDD family protein, whose translation MSKNRPASPAPAADTAPPALTAPSLRRRMACWLYEGTLMFGVIFMAALAFGVLTDSREPMQNRHALQGFLFLIGGLYFAYFWHKGQTLAMKTWHIRVLDHAGRPLRLAHALWRYVLSWVWFAPPMVLGALLGLAASWILWMMLAWVPIYALLARLHPQQQFWHDAWAGTRLIHAPPSETDA comes from the coding sequence ATGAGCAAAAACCGCCCCGCCTCCCCTGCCCCAGCAGCCGATACCGCGCCCCCCGCCCTGACCGCCCCCTCGCTGCGCCGGCGCATGGCTTGCTGGCTGTACGAGGGCACGCTGATGTTTGGCGTGATCTTTATGGCGGCGCTGGCCTTTGGCGTGCTCACCGACAGCCGCGAGCCGATGCAAAACCGGCACGCGCTGCAAGGCTTTTTGTTCCTGATCGGCGGCCTGTATTTCGCTTACTTCTGGCACAAGGGCCAGACGCTGGCCATGAAAACCTGGCACATTCGCGTGCTGGACCACGCCGGGCGGCCGCTGCGGCTGGCGCACGCGCTCTGGCGCTACGTGTTGAGCTGGGTCTGGTTTGCCCCGCCCATGGTGCTGGGCGCGCTGCTCGGACTGGCAGCGTCATGGATTTTGTGGATGATGTTGGCTTGGGTGCCGATCTACGCCCTGCTGGCGCGGCTGCACCCGCAGCAACAGTTCTGGCACGACGCCTGGGCCGGCACCCGGCTGATCCATGCACCCCCATCCGAAACCGATGCCTGA